GTTTGCAGTCCATTGGGCAGCAGATTGCTAAAGCACTAAAGGGTATTCCACTGGCAGCACGTAGTGTCGGTGCACTTTTGAACAGAAATGTTACCTACGAGCACTGGAGGACTGTTCAAAACAAATGGAAATTTCTTCAAGAAGATATTGATGATATTTTACCTATCTTGAAGCTCAGTTACGATTTTTTACCGGTGCACCTGCAGCAATGTTTCTCATACTGCTCTCTGTTTCCAGAGGACTATAGATTTAATGGCGAAAATTTGGTCCGTGCTTGGATATCACAAAATTTTGTGCAGTGCCAAGACCCTAccaagagattggaggaaacaggGATGCAATATTTGGATAACTTAGTGGATTTTGGCTTTTTCCAAAAGGTTGACTCAGACTATGTCATGCATGACCTAATGCATGAATTGGCTCAGAAGGTTTCGTTAAATGAGTGTGCTACTATAAATGGATCCAACTCTAGGGCCATTCAACCAAGTGTTCGTCATTTGTCAATCATAACTACTGCTTATGAGAAAGATGGACATTGCAGTATCCCATGTGACAAGTTTCAGAACATACTAGAGAATATTGGGTTTTCGAAAAAATTGAGGACCTTGATGGTTTTTGGCCGAAGCAGCATACATCTATTAAGGTTCCTACACATTTTATGCATGAAGTCAAAAAGTTTACGAGTCGTGAGGATTTATGTGACGCATAATGATGTCAGCACTACATCTGATTTGTTAAATCCATATCATCTTCGCTATCTTGAATTTATCGGTGTGTTCTCCAACACAAATATTTGGTCAAATGTAGACCTTAAGAAGAATATTGTTCTTCCTCAAGCTTTGACAAAATTTTATCACCTTCAATTCTTCAGCGTCGGCATTGGATGCAATATTTCTGTACCTACTAGTATGAACAATCTCATTAATTTACGTAATATTGTTGCCCATGAGAAAGTGCACTCAGAAATCGCTGGTGTAGGGAAGCTGACATCTCTTCAGGGAATAAAATTCAAGGTTCGAATTGTTGGTGAATTTGAGATAATACAACTTCGATCCATGAGCGAGCTTGTAACTCTTGAAATTTCTCAACTTGAAAATGTGAAGACCAAAGAACAGGCCAGCGGAGCTAGGCTGATAGACAAAGAGTATCTGCAAGAATTATCCTTATCATGGAGTGATTTCAGCATGGACCTTGACTCTTTTATAgctgggaaaacagaagatgtgcTTGAGGGTCTTCAACCACATGAGAACCTCAAAAGTCTACATATATCTGGGTACAGCGGTGCTAACTTACCAACCTGGCTTGCCAGTAATGTGTCAGTTAAGATGCTGCGGATTCTTCATTTAGAGAAGTGCAGGGAATGGCAAATTCTTCGTCTCGAAATGCTTCCGTTCCTTAGGAAGCTAAAACTGATCAGGATGTGGAAGCTGACAGAAATTTCAATTCCTTCCTTGGAAGAGTTGATCTTGATTGAGATGCCAAGATTGGAAAAATGTCTTGGTACTTATGGGAAGGAATTAACCTCCGATCTAAGGGTAATGATGATCAAGGGCTGCCCCCAACTGAACGAGTTCACTCTTTTCCAGAGTtactttcttttccaagttgagcaacAGTCATGGTTTTCGTCTCTCAGGAAACTCACCATCTGCTATTGTCCTCATATAATGTAACTACTATTTAATTTTGCTTGAATAGTTGTACTCATTTGCAAATTTTGGCATACTTACTTAGATGAATGATTTTTGCAGCAAGTGGGAAATCCTTCCACTGGCAGGAGTGAGGGCACTCAAGGAGCTGAAGTTAATGGACCTGCATCTTGTGAGAGAGTTGTCAGTTCCTTCTCtggagaagttagagttgattaaAATGCCATGCCTGGAAAGGTGCAGTGGGCTGATGGCTCCTCCATCTTCACTTTCACAAGAAGAGCAGGAGGTGTGTCTATCTAGTCTCAACAGACTCATCATCCATGATTGCCCTAATCTGATGATCTCTCGTCCTCTTCCACCTTCTGCTCATATACAGAAAATTTCCATCAAAGGAAAGCTATCAATAAATATAGATGGCAAATCGCTCAATATAAAATCCAATGAGCTGAGTGTGTTGGATGACCAGATCTTAGCATTCCATAATCTTAGGGGCATCAGATGGTTGGACATATGGAATTGTCCAAAATTGATTTCTATTTCAAGTGAAGCTTTCAGCCAACTCACCGGTTTAGTGTCTTTGAGTATACGCAACTGCTCTAACTTGCTCAAGCCACCCATCCCGTTAGAGGCTGCCTCGGAAAAGAGTTCATCTGGAAACATCCCTGCTCTCCCATCTCTCAAACATCTTGATATTTCTTCTTCCGGCATACCAGGGGGGTGGTTGACTAAAATGCTTCCTCATTTGTGGTCCCTTGAGAAATTGAGCTTACGTGACTGTCCACAAATAAAATGGTTATGGATCAGTCAACCTACAGAAACGGAAGGAAGCAACAGTTTGGCTTCAGCAAGGCCGTTGTCAGCAGAAGACCAAATACTATTGAAAGTGCCATCTAACATCCTCTGTTCTCTAAAGCAGCTAACTATTTATAGATGTGTAAATTTGGAGTTTTATGGTGGCAAGAGAGGCTTTGGAGGATTCACCACTCTTGAGGTGCTAGATATCTATGATTGCCCAAAGCTGAGTTCATTGTTGGCGAGCGGAACTAAAGATGTTGATACTAGTAACGTGGATGTTGGATTACTCCCGTTGTCACTTGAAGTGCTTTCTCTTAGTCATCTCCCAGAAAAGTTGCAGTCCCACTTCCATAAAGGCTTGACCTACCTCAGATACTTGAgcctcatggatagcccatgttTGAAGTGTGTACAGCTCCATTCGTGCACAGCCTTGGAGGAGCTTCGAATTTTGAGGTGTGAACAGCTGGGTGCATTGGAGGGTTTGCAATTCCTCACCTCTCTTCAAAGGTTGACAATTTCGAGGTGTCAACAGCTTGGTGCATTGGAGGGCTTGCATTTCCTCAGCTGTCTTCGAAGCTTGGCAATCGAGATGAATCCTAAGCTACAGGACCAAGAACAGGATGGAAATCAGATTGAACTGCTTCCTCCATCAATTGACAGACTTGAGATCTCAAATCTCACAAACAATGTCCAGTCCGGTCTGCTGCCCTGCCTCCCTACCATAACCAAATTGGGGATATCGGGAAGTCCAGAATTGACATCTCTACAGCTTGGATACTGTAAGGCACTGACAGAGTTAAGCATTAGACATTGTGAGTCGCTTGCTTCTCTACAGCTGGGATACTGCATGAAGCTGACAGAGTTAGAAATTATAGATTGTGAGTCACTTGCTTTAATCGAGGGATTCCAGTCCATTCCAAATCTGACGTCATTCACAGTAGCTGCCTACTCCGGCTTACCTCCATGGATGGAGCATTTGTTGCAACAACAAGGGACCTGTGAGATCTTGTCTCGACTGGAAAGACTTGAGATTATTGGGGATGCCTCTGTCCTTACCATGCCCCTCTGCAAACAGCTCACGTCTCTACGATACCTAGATTTCTGGGGAAAAAGAACGAGCCCGATGGTCAGCTTAATGCAAGAACAGGAGAGAGCGCTCCAGCTTCTCACCTCCCTCCGAGAGCTCCACTTTGGGGGCTACCCGAACCTCCTGTTACTTCCTGCAGATCTGCGAAGCCTTGTCTCCCTCAAGTCCCTGAGAATCGACTCCTGTCCAAGCATCTCAGGGCTGCCAGAAATGCCAGCTTCATGTGATCTTTATGTGCACGATTGCAGCGAGGAGCTAGCTCAGCGTTTCGAAGAATGGGAACTACGGAGAAGGGAGATGATTGATGATGAGATTTTTGTGCACAGTTCCATCGAGGAGGTAGCTCAGCAATTCGAAGCATGGGAACTACGGAGAATGGAGATGattgctcatgaggttgtgaatAATTAACCTCAGCGGTCACTTCCAAGGTACACTTTTGTCTTGAGAATAAATTAGCACCCTCACCCTCCCCTCGCTTATAGAATATAAcgtaattattaattaattaattaattaatagctCTGCAGATGAGACCTTGTACATGCTACCTCTGCCTGTGCTGCTGTACCTACCGTCTTAGTTCTTCAGCTCAAATATTTTCGCATGCAGGTGTCAACGAGTCATACAGACATTTGGCCTTGATGGATTAATATGTAAGCACGGTTGGCGCAGATTGCAGAAGCCCTCTTTTTTAAGTGTTGCATATTATGATCAAGGGCGTATATGACCTTTTTCTCCTCCTTGTCTCCCTCAAGGTCCTGAGGATCTCATTCTGTCTGAGCATCTCGAGGATGATGGAAATGGCAACTTCATGTACAATCTATCATCTATGTGTACAATTGTAGCCAGGAGCTATGCACGCATGCGAAGAATGGGAGCGATGGAGAATGGGAGCAATGGAGAAGGGAGATGAATTAACCTGCCTTCCAAGGTATGTACACAATGAGAGAATTTTCTCTTTAGAAGACATGAACACCCTTACCCTCCTCTTGCTTGAAGTAAAATTAATGAATTAATCAATCGCTCTGCAGACTGCACTCACACGAGATGTTGTAGGTGCTGCCGTTGCCAGTGTTGCTGCGCTCACCCTTCACTCTTCAGCACATATATCTGTGCAGCCGCCATACAGACCTTTGGCCTTCATCACGATTGGTGCAGATTGCAAAAGTCCAAGCAAGTTCAGTGATGCATATTTTTACCAGTGGTGTATATATGACTTCTCCCTCGTTCTTGTTCATTCACTGGATGGCAGCTACTTTTTCGATCGTCTTATGCCTCTGTATTTATTTGTACTACTAGCAGTTTTGCTCATTGGTTTATTTGCTGTTGACATTTCCCTTCTCACTGGTGTGCTGATCTTTAGGACATTATAGGTAATGGAAATGAACTGGATTTGATCCAACTGGCAACTGCTGCTACCTAATTCAGCCCCCCATCTTATGTTTGTTTCTGTTGTGTCATTAATAATCCTCCGATGTGCATGTTTCTATCAGTGGATATTGTTGATGTTAACTTGAAAGCTGCTAGACGATGTCTGTAAGCAATCATCAAGAATTTGCATTGCTTTATCCTTTATTTAGTCCGGGTTCCAATAATTATTGCCTCCTGTCTATGTTCTTTTTGCTGCTGTCGTCTGTTCAGGGGGCCCTATACGTGTCTTGACCTGAAAACACAAGGTCGTTCATGCCTGATGCGGTCGCCTAGTGAAAGATGTGGCCATGAAATTCCACAAACTTGTCTGTGTATTATTCTCCTCTCCAGAGTCCAGACATAAGTCAAGTGATGTGATTTAAGTTGTCTTTTAAGCCAAACCGTTCCAAATTTCAGTTGCATGTGGTATGTTGAGTTTGGATAAATTCAACCCCAGACGGGCCTAAACCTACCCAACACCTAAACTTGGCCCAACCCATCCCTTCTCCTGTGTTTGTCGCATGGACCGAATCGAGCCGAACTGGCCCAGCCCAAGGCGAGAGCACGTGTCTCTTCACAAGGGGCACACTGCTGTCGTCATCTTCGAGTGATTGTCGCGATCTTGTACAGTTGTACTTTCACATACCATGATTCAGAATCAGCATCTGCATTTCCGTTGCGTTgtggcatgcatgcatatatacatGCTGCATCAGTTTCTGGAGCTTGATTTATTGGTGAATACTGAATAGAAACGCGACTATATGAGTTTGTTCTTGAATCACCCAGACAAGACGGGCGCTAGGCCGCTAGTAGCTCTGACTTATGTCTGGAATCAGGATATAATACTAGCTTATACTGACCAAGCATTTTGGCAAAATGTATGCCTCTCGATCACACAACTTCTCATTCAGTTAGTTGAATTACATCTGAAAAAGTTGAAAGGTAAAGTTCGTTCCTTTCGTCTATCTTGAGCAATAGTACAAAGTAGAGGTTCTTGGTTTGGGTTACTAAAGATGTGTATCATCAGAACTTTCGATCTACTATATCTGCTAAGCATGGTATCTATCTAccaaatcaaaactactaaaatctCACATGCAATCTACATATACCAAATCAAGAAACCGAATGATGCCAATTACTATAACTATCCGAACAGACTTAAACCTTCCTTAAGAAACGCGAGAGACCCCATACGAAATCCTTCCTTTGCGACAGTCTAATGTTGTTGCTGACCGGTGGACGAAGAATCCTCCGTCGTGCCGCCGgagccctgctgctgctgctgctgcaatggCGCCTGCGCTTGCGGGCTGATGTCAATGCCAAAGAGACGCACCACTCTAAcagctcctccggccgccgcCACCGGTGGCGCCGCCGCGATGTTTTCCTCCGCCTTGATCGACAGCGCGAGCGAGAGTCCCACCTCCGCCGACGCCGGTGTCGCCGCGACCGCGATGTCTCCctccgcgggcggcggcggcggcgggggcgcaaGGCACCTCTTCTTGTTCTTCCTGGCGGGCACGATCGGGGGGCCGGTGTAGTGCACCCTCATGTGGCCGCCGAGCGCCGCCCCCGTGGCGAACACCTTGCCGCACATGCGGCACTCATGCGGCTGGTCCGCCTTGCCGCCGCGGCGGATCAGAGGAAATGCGGCGGCGAGGGACGCGCCGCTGCCGCCCGCTGCCGCGGCTGCCATGGCGGCCGCCATGGCCTCGGCCTCCCTCTGCTTGTTCTTGTGCCCGGCGGCGTGGCCGCCCAGGGCCTGGTTGGTCGGGTACGACTTGCCGCACTCCTTGCACGTGTACTCCGTCGCCCGCTCCCGCCGCGGCCGAGGCGGCTGGGGCGCGCGCGGTGGCTGGGCTGCTCGCTCCGGCAGAGGCGGCTGTTGGTGGTGCGCGGCGGGGGCGGCCTGAGGGATGCTGCTGCTGGTAGTGGTCCCGGCCTGACCTTCGCCGTCGGCGGAGATCGTGTTCAGATCAGAATCAGAATCAGAATCAGATACCACCACCGCGGCAGGCTTCTTGTTCTTGTTGCCCCCTGCCTTCCATCCTCGCTTGCCGGTGGCGGCCCAGCCCCGATCCACCGCGtcagaggcagcggcggcggcggatgacgAGGTCCCCGCGCTGGAACCGGAACCGGTGGGGTTGCCGCCGCCGATGCCGCCGACGTGGTGGTCGTCGCTGAGCGTCCCCTCCGAATCGCACTCGCCCGACGGCGTTGGGGGCGGCAGGGCGCCGGCTGCGCCTGGGCCCAAGAAGAGGATGTCTAGCGCATCTAGCGCGTTGAGGGGGCGGCGGTGGCGAGGGGAGCTGTGCTGCGGACGACGGAAGTCCTCGGGGTCGTACTCGACGTGTGGTTGGAACAGGTGGTAGCGCCGCCCGTCGTAGTCGTCGTCCTCGGTGTCAGAGTCGGAGGACTCGTGGACGAGGACGCGCAGTTCGCCCTCCTCTAGGGCGTCGTCTTCGTCCGGGTCGCGGGCGCAGCGCCGCAGGGGAGAGGAGATTGCGACTCCTCCCATCGGTGGTACCGGCGCTGGCGGCAGCGAGGGATTGGACATCGGAGTCGAAGTGGTGTGGACCGGTGGACGGAGTGGCCGCGCGCTCTCTCgctcgaggaggaggaggattagCTACCTAGGGTTTCTTGTGTGGGGTGGGGTGTTGGGTTCTTGCTTCTTGTGGGTGGGTTTGGAACGACGACAGCGGCGACGGGCAGTGCGGTGGCTAGCTTATATGGCGGCGGAAAAGTAGGGCAAGGGTTGCGTGCGCGCGGGCGTCGGAGAGCTGCCAGCGAGGTTTCGCGCGCCGCAAGCCGCAGAGCGTGTGTGGATGTGGATTGGATCGGGTAATTTTAGTTTAAATTaactgaaaaatattattctgactgaatttttataaaagaaaaatactgttttaattaaaaaaaaatttagcTTAAATTaactgaaaaatattattctgactgaatttttataaaagaaaaatactgtttcaattAAAAAAAGAAATGGAACAAACTGAATACGAGGTAAGCCGATCGGGCCGTTGTGTGCGGTGCGGACTCGAGTCTAGCTCCGATCAACTCCCGAATCCCGATCCAACTCGATCCGTCCGCCAACCGACTTTGCGTCGTATCGTACCAGCTCCCAAACGGCAAGTGAATTAATCGTGATGGATTCTGTATCTATGTATGTATATGTATTTCAGTGGCAAAAGTATACGTACCTATATACTCTGCTAGATACGTATAATCGGTGAAATATTATATATAAAATGGTAAGATCGATCGATCGGTCCAGTTGATTTTTGTTTTGACACATTAATTCTCTACTAGCTAGTCTCAAGATATTGTCTAGCTAGCTATATAGCAAGGCACGTTTATTAGTGTTACTAGGCCAAATAATCGTTTGATTTGTTAGCTGAGCGTAGATGTATGTACAGATAGACAAACGATCTCGTCGCCGACGCACTCGCTACAGCTAGAAGACTTGCGTATGCATGCACGTACTTGTTGCCACGTGTGATTATTTCGTTTGTCATGGACTCATGGTGCGTGCTTGTCACGACAGTTCCAAATCTTTACTACTCTTCTATTTTAGCTAGCGGAACATTGTTCACCTCGTTCATACTCGATCGTCACGGGTGTGAAAAGAGAGCGAAAAACCATGGTCCGTTACAACTAGGGATAGAAATAGAACTATATAGAAGGGATACAAATAAGTGCCACTACTTATCATTTTTTTGTCAGATAGGGCTACGAATCCGAATATCCTCGGATGCTGATATAAAACGGCTATATATATATCCATCCAATTGTTTTACAAAAATAAATAGTGTAGTGAGATCTATATCGAAATATAATAAGtatactaaataataaataaaacTACACTGTTGGTCATACTAATTATTTTGCTAATTATAAATCAATAATCATATTAACAATATAGATTATAAATCAATAATCCTATAAATTGTGTATGCATCATTAATATTTGAGATAAAACACGGGTTACTAATTACTCGTAGACATAACTTTCAAATAGTTTCGTCCTTTTCAATTTGAATGCGAATTATTAAAAACTACATTGTAAGTAACATGATCAGCCAAATTAAAttaatattattattacatatcatTGGTCATATAGTATTAATTAACTAAAAGTGACATAACTGTCCATTTCAAATTCATGTCATTAGTTATATAAAAATCAATTAGATTTAAATTTATATATGCTTATTATCACACATGCTATTCTACACCCTAAGTGTAGAAATAATATTCTACATCAAACTGATGTACTGAATAATATTCAGTACTATTCAGTAGTCGCGAGTCAGTGGCTCAGTATTTCGTGGTATTGTACTGATGTATACTACTGATGACCGGTTGAACACGGTTCGGCAGTAATACATGGTCAGTCACCTAGGGTGTAGAATAGCACTGAtgcagtgacgaagccagaaaaaagtttaggaggggctgaacaaaagaatagatgcttttttattttctcttaaccttagctcctcctacctaatacatgtatgcataaaattttaaggaaaaacttaggaaaactccacgtgctcaggatgggtagggggggctgaagcccccctggccccaccgctggcttcgtCCATGCACTGATGTGCttattaatattaatattaattTGTCATTACTTTTAAATAATCCTAATTTAATGGTTCATATTAGATATACACTCGtatatttgtttttttcttaGGGGAACGTTGTTCACTCGTTCATACTACACGAGTGTGTATGAGAACAGAAAGTTGTTTACTCAGTTCATACTGACGATATACTACACGGGTGTATGAAAACAGAAAATGAAAAATAAAGTGTATGAAAACAGAAAGTGAAAACAATGGGATACGCGCTTAGCTGCCACTCCGAGATTTCTTCCTATTCTTTTGCAGCAAGAAATTCCCatcttctttccttttttttcagCAAGAAATTCCCGgtcttctttcctttttttttaaatctaGTCTTCTAGA
This sequence is a window from Miscanthus floridulus cultivar M001 chromosome 10, ASM1932011v1, whole genome shotgun sequence. Protein-coding genes within it:
- the LOC136486233 gene encoding disease resistance protein RGA2-like isoform X2 — encoded protein: MGVVETVVDAATGWLVESILGSFFTRQMEAWVQDAGLAGDVENLESEMRNVQMVLAAAEGRTIDNKPLARYLDELKELLYDAEDVMDELDYYRLQQQIEQGEGCTDPEESSVSSSTPSSFQLVVSWCSRDRKRKREEEPTHSTILPHEIKLDISESVKGIVNRLHKLGNSVRKVLQLEISRPVPGEYQSQCMAKNTRLTTSFPVEDKVYGRDAEKDNIVERLINGKSSDLQVLPIVGIGGVGKTTLARFVYGDQRIKEHFGLRIWVCVSTNFDTMRLTREILEHVCTDRQQFEKITNFNVLQDILLKNLENKRFLLVFDDMWEEKDRRAWFSLLAPLKHNHVPGCMILAATRRPSVARMIETMDSVSVNGLDENQFWLFFKACAFGNESHEGHPSLQSIGQQIAKALKGIPLAARSVGALLNRNVTYEHWRTVQNKWKFLQEDIDDILPILKLSYDFLPVHLQQCFSYCSLFPEDYRFNGENLVRAWISQNFVQCQDPTKRLEETGMQYLDNLVDFGFFQKVDSDYVMHDLMHELAQKVSLNECATINGSNSRAIQPSVRHLSIITTAYEKDGHCSIPCDKFQNILENIGFSKKLRTLMVFGRSSIHLLRFLHILCMKSKSLRVVRIYVTHNDVSTTSDLLNPYHLRYLEFIGVFSNTNIWSNVDLKKNIVLPQALTKFYHLQFFSVGIGCNISVPTSMNNLINLRNIVAHEKVHSEIAGVGKLTSLQGIKFKVRIVGEFEIIQLRSMSELVTLEISQLENVKTKEQASGARLIDKEYLQELSLSWSDFSMDLDSFIAGKTEDVLEGLQPHENLKSLHISGYSGANLPTWLASNVSVKMLRILHLEKCREWQILRLEMLPFLRKLKLIRMWKLTEISIPSLEELILIEMPRLEKCLGTYGKELTSDLRVMMIKGCPQLNEFTLFQSYFLFQVEQQSWFSSLRKLTICYCPHIIKWEILPLAGVRALKELKLMDLHLVRELSVPSLEKLELIKMPCLERCSGLMAPPSSLSQEEQEKISIKGKLSINIDGKSLNIKSNELSVLDDQILAFHNLRGIRWLDIWNCPKLISISSEAFSQLTGLVSLSIRNCSNLLKPPIPLEAASEKSSSGNIPALPSLKHLDISSSGIPGGWLTKMLPHLWSLEKLSLRDCPQIKWLWISQPTETEGSNSLASARPLSAEDQILLKVPSNILCSLKQLTIYRCVNLEFYGGKRGFGGFTTLEVLDIYDCPKLSSLLASGTKDVDTSNVDVGLLPLSLEVLSLSHLPEKLQSHFHKGLTYLRYLSLMDSPCLKCVQLHSCTALEELRILRCEQLGALEGLQFLTSLQRLTISRCQQLGALEGLHFLSCLRSLAIEMNPKLQDQEQDGNQIELLPPSIDRLEISNLTNNVQSGLLPCLPTITKLGISGSPELTSLQLGYCKALTELSIRHCESLASLQLGYCMKLTELEIIDCESLALIEGFQSIPNLTSFTVAAYSGLPPWMEHLLQQQGTCEILSRLERLEIIGDASVLTMPLCKQLTSLRYLDFWGKRTSPMVSLMQEQERALQLLTSLRELHFGGYPNLLLLPADLRSLVSLKSLRIDSCPSISGLPEMPASCDLYVHDCSEELAQRFEEWELRRREMIDDEIFVHSSIEEVAQQFEAWELRRMEMIAHEVVNN
- the LOC136486233 gene encoding disease resistance protein RGA2-like isoform X1 → MGVVETVVDAATGWLVESILGSFFTRQMEAWVQDAGLAGDVENLESEMRNVQMVLAAAEGRTIDNKPLARYLDELKELLYDAEDVMDELDYYRLQQQIEQGEGCTDPEESSVSSSTPSSFQLVVSWCSRDRKRKREEEPTHSTILPHEIKLDISESVKGIVNRLHKLGNSVRKVLQLEISRPVPGEYQSQCMAKNTRLTTSFPVEDKVYGRDAEKDNIVERLINGKSSDLQVLPIVGIGGVGKTTLARFVYGDQRIKEHFGLRIWVCVSTNFDTMRLTREILEHVCTDRQQFEKITNFNVLQDILLKNLENKRFLLVFDDMWEEKDRRAWFSLLAPLKHNHVPGCMILAATRRPSVARMIETMDSVSVNGLDENQFWLFFKACAFGNESHEGHPSLQSIGQQIAKALKGIPLAARSVGALLNRNVTYEHWRTVQNKWKFLQEDIDDILPILKLSYDFLPVHLQQCFSYCSLFPEDYRFNGENLVRAWISQNFVQCQDPTKRLEETGMQYLDNLVDFGFFQKVDSDYVMHDLMHELAQKVSLNECATINGSNSRAIQPSVRHLSIITTAYEKDGHCSIPCDKFQNILENIGFSKKLRTLMVFGRSSIHLLRFLHILCMKSKSLRVVRIYVTHNDVSTTSDLLNPYHLRYLEFIGVFSNTNIWSNVDLKKNIVLPQALTKFYHLQFFSVGIGCNISVPTSMNNLINLRNIVAHEKVHSEIAGVGKLTSLQGIKFKVRIVGEFEIIQLRSMSELVTLEISQLENVKTKEQASGARLIDKEYLQELSLSWSDFSMDLDSFIAGKTEDVLEGLQPHENLKSLHISGYSGANLPTWLASNVSVKMLRILHLEKCREWQILRLEMLPFLRKLKLIRMWKLTEISIPSLEELILIEMPRLEKCLGTYGKELTSDLRVMMIKGCPQLNEFTLFQSYFLFQVEQQSWFSSLRKLTICYCPHIIKWEILPLAGVRALKELKLMDLHLVRELSVPSLEKLELIKMPCLERCSGLMAPPSSLSQEEQEVCLSSLNRLIIHDCPNLMISRPLPPSAHIQKISIKGKLSINIDGKSLNIKSNELSVLDDQILAFHNLRGIRWLDIWNCPKLISISSEAFSQLTGLVSLSIRNCSNLLKPPIPLEAASEKSSSGNIPALPSLKHLDISSSGIPGGWLTKMLPHLWSLEKLSLRDCPQIKWLWISQPTETEGSNSLASARPLSAEDQILLKVPSNILCSLKQLTIYRCVNLEFYGGKRGFGGFTTLEVLDIYDCPKLSSLLASGTKDVDTSNVDVGLLPLSLEVLSLSHLPEKLQSHFHKGLTYLRYLSLMDSPCLKCVQLHSCTALEELRILRCEQLGALEGLQFLTSLQRLTISRCQQLGALEGLHFLSCLRSLAIEMNPKLQDQEQDGNQIELLPPSIDRLEISNLTNNVQSGLLPCLPTITKLGISGSPELTSLQLGYCKALTELSIRHCESLASLQLGYCMKLTELEIIDCESLALIEGFQSIPNLTSFTVAAYSGLPPWMEHLLQQQGTCEILSRLERLEIIGDASVLTMPLCKQLTSLRYLDFWGKRTSPMVSLMQEQERALQLLTSLRELHFGGYPNLLLLPADLRSLVSLKSLRIDSCPSISGLPEMPASCDLYVHDCSEELAQRFEEWELRRREMIDDEIFVHSSIEEVAQQFEAWELRRMEMIAHEVVNN